One Methylomonas sp. LL1 DNA window includes the following coding sequences:
- a CDS encoding DbpA RNA binding domain-containing protein, whose protein sequence is MHVHPRKLDKLKKRLQQVLKQQDLDAHRAVIQQLSSELAIDTVDCAAALLCIGQPHLFRNHREQEEPKVQAQPIQSPNCRNVRYRLDVGTSHRIDQEQLLAVLIEESGVDRKRIARVDMRDTYTLIDLPDGMPADIFQLLSEATVGDHKLNIKRVKPNRRKFREIKTSY, encoded by the coding sequence ATGCATGTTCACCCCCGTAAGCTGGACAAGCTTAAGAAGCGTCTGCAACAGGTTCTGAAGCAGCAGGATCTTGACGCACACCGAGCGGTTATCCAACAACTGAGTAGCGAGTTGGCAATCGATACCGTTGATTGCGCCGCCGCTCTGCTCTGCATCGGCCAGCCCCATTTATTCCGCAATCATCGCGAACAGGAAGAGCCGAAAGTCCAAGCTCAGCCGATTCAATCACCAAACTGTCGCAATGTCCGCTACCGCCTGGACGTGGGTACCAGCCATCGGATCGATCAAGAACAACTGCTAGCCGTACTGATCGAGGAATCGGGCGTCGACCGGAAGCGCATAGCCCGTGTCGACATGCGCGACACCTACACCTTGATCGATCTTCCGGACGGCATGCCGGCCGATATTTTTCAACTGTTGAGTGAAGCGACAGTGGGCGACCACAAACTGAATATCAAACGGGTCAAACCCAACCGCCGAAAATTTCGGGAAATCAAAACCAGCTATTGA
- a CDS encoding TonB-dependent receptor yields the protein MKKVALGLLPWFAMLPLAEAIAEQVAGDTEALDSVEVVAVSPLQFGGVDANKIPANVQTVSAHELQEAQALSLADYMNRYLGSVNVNDAQNNPLQPDVQYRGFSASPLMGLPQGLAVYVNGIRFNEPFGDMINWDLIPQGAIDNMALQPASNPAFGLNALGGSISVNTKTGFSAPKHQLEVQGGSWDRHSEEISSGWNNGTWGYFLDFNNFSEAGWRDHSRSEAKRGFGTLSWRGVKSSLDLSIAGSDNTLRGNGALPQEMLAFGRDQVFTHPDITRNRMMLVSLDGDTWLNDHNQLSGTMYYRRNKIGTFNGDGSEFGACLDEGGGENTFLCQETDGELADEGLFDLEGNNIANDPSLVGGTINTSSTLQQSFGFALQDAFDHKVFGRDNHLVGGASFDYGNANYQADTELGALTSDRGVAGGGVVLQDAHVRLTTETDHYGLFLTDTYSLTDKLDVTVAGRYNQSHIKLRDHYGTDLNGTHSFDRFNPAAGLTYAFMPELTFYGNYSESSRVPTPMELSCANPDDPCRLPNAFVSDPPLKQVVANTFETGLRGRLKDLMDGHMDWNLGLFRAINNNDIIFKSTGGVGSNVGYFDNVGSTLRQGVELDLSGNFYQRWRWSTHYTFIDASFETPFLGSSPNNPMADADGNIQVHAGDKIPGIPAHQFKFSTDYDIIPEWTLGFDMNYNSSQYLRGDEANLTDKLPAFVVFNLRSEYRFNQHVALFGRVNNLFDREYANFGTWGNTGDVLDDLGLPGDQQSRFVGVGAPRAAWIGVRLTM from the coding sequence ATGAAGAAAGTTGCCCTAGGCCTACTGCCTTGGTTTGCAATGTTGCCCTTGGCCGAGGCGATTGCCGAGCAAGTTGCCGGCGACACCGAGGCTTTGGATAGTGTCGAGGTGGTTGCGGTGTCGCCGTTGCAATTTGGCGGCGTGGATGCCAATAAAATTCCGGCCAATGTTCAAACGGTTTCCGCCCATGAGTTGCAAGAAGCGCAGGCGCTGTCGTTGGCGGATTACATGAATCGTTATTTGGGCAGCGTCAATGTCAACGATGCCCAGAACAACCCGTTGCAGCCGGATGTGCAATACCGCGGCTTCAGCGCGTCGCCCTTGATGGGCTTGCCGCAAGGTCTGGCCGTGTATGTCAACGGCATACGTTTCAACGAGCCGTTCGGCGACATGATCAATTGGGATTTGATTCCGCAAGGCGCCATCGACAATATGGCTTTGCAGCCTGCTTCCAACCCGGCATTCGGTTTGAACGCCTTGGGCGGATCGATCAGCGTCAATACCAAGACCGGTTTTTCGGCGCCCAAGCATCAGTTGGAAGTGCAGGGCGGTTCCTGGGATCGGCATTCCGAGGAGATCAGTAGCGGCTGGAACAACGGCACCTGGGGCTATTTCCTGGATTTCAATAACTTCTCGGAGGCCGGCTGGCGTGATCATTCTCGTAGCGAAGCCAAGCGCGGTTTCGGTACCTTGAGCTGGCGCGGGGTCAAGTCCAGTCTGGATTTGAGCATCGCCGGCAGCGACAATACCTTGCGCGGCAATGGCGCCCTGCCGCAGGAAATGCTGGCTTTTGGCCGCGACCAAGTGTTTACCCATCCCGACATCACTCGTAATCGGATGATGCTGGTGTCTCTGGACGGCGATACCTGGCTGAACGACCATAACCAGTTGTCAGGCACGATGTATTACCGTAGGAACAAGATCGGTACCTTTAACGGCGATGGTAGCGAATTTGGGGCCTGTTTGGATGAAGGGGGCGGTGAAAATACTTTCTTGTGCCAAGAAACCGATGGCGAGCTTGCCGATGAAGGTTTATTCGATCTGGAGGGAAACAATATCGCCAATGACCCTTCGCTTGTTGGCGGCACCATTAATACCAGCAGCACTTTGCAGCAGTCATTCGGATTCGCGTTGCAGGATGCTTTCGATCACAAAGTTTTCGGCCGCGACAACCATTTAGTCGGTGGCGCCAGCTTCGATTACGGTAATGCCAATTATCAAGCCGACACCGAATTAGGTGCCTTGACCAGCGATCGCGGCGTGGCAGGTGGTGGGGTGGTGTTGCAGGATGCGCATGTGCGCTTGACCACCGAAACCGATCATTACGGCCTGTTTCTGACCGATACCTACTCGCTGACCGACAAGCTGGATGTCACCGTCGCCGGCCGTTATAACCAGAGCCATATCAAATTGAGAGATCATTACGGAACCGATTTGAACGGCACGCATTCCTTCGATCGTTTCAATCCGGCGGCCGGCCTGACTTACGCCTTCATGCCGGAACTGACTTTCTACGGCAATTACAGCGAATCATCAAGGGTGCCGACTCCGATGGAGCTGAGTTGCGCCAATCCGGATGATCCTTGCCGATTGCCAAACGCCTTCGTGTCCGATCCGCCGTTGAAGCAAGTAGTGGCCAATACCTTCGAAACCGGTTTGCGAGGCCGGCTGAAAGATTTGATGGACGGCCACATGGACTGGAATTTGGGCTTGTTTCGCGCCATCAACAATAACGACATCATTTTCAAGAGTACCGGCGGCGTCGGCAGCAATGTCGGTTATTTTGACAACGTCGGTTCCACCTTGCGCCAGGGCGTGGAATTGGATTTATCGGGCAATTTTTATCAGCGCTGGCGTTGGTCGACGCATTACACTTTCATCGATGCCAGCTTTGAAACGCCATTTCTGGGCAGTAGCCCGAATAATCCCATGGCGGATGCCGATGGCAACATTCAGGTGCATGCCGGCGATAAGATTCCGGGGATTCCGGCCCACCAGTTCAAGTTCAGCACTGATTACGACATCATTCCGGAATGGACCTTGGGTTTCGATATGAACTACAACAGCTCGCAATATTTGCGTGGCGACGAAGCCAATTTGACCGACAAGTTGCCGGCCTTCGTGGTGTTCAACTTGCGTAGCGAATATCGCTTTAATCAACATGTGGCCTTGTTCGGCCGGGTCAACAATCTGTTCGACCGCGAATACGCCAACTTCGGTACCTGGGGCAATACCGGAGACGTGCTGGATGACCTGGGGTTGCCGGGCGACCAGCAAAGCCGCTTTGTCGGCGTCGGCGCGCCAAGAGCCGCGTGGATAGGTGTGCGTCTGACGATGTAG
- the rnd gene encoding ribonuclease D, translating into MTIQYINRPEQLPQLCEQINQEPWIALDTEFLREKTYYPKFCLLQIAAPGWVACIDPLAITDLSPLLESIYNPNIVKVLHSCRQDLEIFYQITGRIPGPIFDTQIAAPLLGFQENPGYAMLVSSFLNINLNKAHTRTDWSARPLSEDQIEYAADDVIYLCKIYTMMCEQLEKLGRLNWLDSDFALLNNSELYQLSPENAWLKIRGKNKLTGRQLSILQALSEWREQTAQTENKPRNWLFPDDMLLELAKLQPVTLTDLAKIRNINERSVNRYGKVLCELIDAARQRPPKPLNEKERPTKKTQQHEAIMDVLSAVVRIRAEENSLNPVILATRKELEQLLFGEEDNPLLHGWRFKMAGKELQGLLKGEYSLSLTPDTVVISPVTHQ; encoded by the coding sequence ATGACTATTCAATACATCAACCGTCCCGAACAACTGCCCCAATTGTGCGAACAAATCAATCAAGAGCCCTGGATTGCGCTGGATACCGAATTTTTACGCGAAAAGACCTACTACCCTAAATTCTGTCTGCTACAAATTGCCGCTCCCGGTTGGGTGGCTTGCATAGATCCGTTGGCAATAACCGACCTATCACCATTATTGGAATCCATCTACAACCCCAACATCGTCAAGGTGTTGCATTCCTGCCGCCAGGATCTGGAGATCTTTTACCAGATCACCGGCCGGATTCCCGGCCCGATTTTCGACACGCAAATCGCGGCACCGCTGCTTGGCTTTCAGGAAAACCCCGGTTACGCGATGCTGGTCTCAAGCTTTTTGAACATCAACTTGAACAAGGCCCACACCCGCACCGACTGGTCGGCCCGCCCGCTGAGCGAGGATCAAATCGAATACGCCGCCGACGACGTAATTTATTTGTGCAAAATCTACACGATGATGTGCGAACAGCTGGAAAAACTGGGACGCTTGAACTGGCTGGACAGCGACTTCGCGTTGTTAAATAACTCCGAACTTTACCAACTGTCGCCGGAAAACGCCTGGCTGAAAATCCGCGGTAAAAACAAGCTAACCGGCCGGCAACTATCGATTCTGCAAGCCTTGAGCGAATGGCGCGAACAGACCGCTCAAACCGAGAACAAACCGCGTAACTGGCTGTTCCCCGACGACATGCTGCTGGAACTGGCCAAACTGCAACCGGTTACCCTGACCGATCTGGCCAAAATCAGAAACATCAACGAACGTAGCGTCAACCGCTATGGCAAGGTTTTGTGCGAACTGATAGACGCCGCCCGCCAGCGCCCGCCCAAGCCGTTGAACGAAAAGGAGCGTCCGACCAAGAAAACCCAGCAACATGAAGCCATCATGGATGTGCTGAGCGCCGTAGTGCGCATCCGCGCCGAGGAAAACTCCCTGAACCCGGTGATCCTGGCGACCCGCAAGGAACTGGAACAATTATTGTTTGGCGAGGAAGACAATCCCCTGCTGCATGGCTGGCGTTTCAAAATGGCCGGCAAGGAGTTGCAGGGCTTGCTCAAGGGTGAATATAGCCTGAGCCTGACACCGGATACGGTGGTGATTAGTCCGGTTACCCATCAGTAA
- a CDS encoding EAL domain-containing protein: MRFPGYRWQALLAMLGLAGVYAMLAKIVLSQFSEIGNVTLVWFSGGLGLAILLIKGMHYWPGIFIGAFAAGLIVDDAFWMSFFIAAGNTLESVAAAWCLSRSVRFSITLNRPGHFIRLTMVAACCSLISAVFGPWAIWSGGLIPMSAMPLTVLHWWMADVFGIVSTTPVILIWRRWPKEWFQGRRWPEALLFIGFCLLIGQMVFLDAFRHWLENISRGYWLYLCMFWGALRFGRHGVMLVSAIVVVMGLFGAAHHVGLFARDFQQSGMLNFWFYTAILSCTGTVLVLTLHSNFHNARILQVSRHRLQAIIDASPIPYALNDDGRNITLLNPAFIKIFGYTLDDIPTLAAWWPKAYPDPEYRRWVIKTWQQRLQEARQANTPFQPFEVNIRCKNGETRTALVAAAALGETFANVHLVTLQDITVLKQSSLALAESNQLLQTILETLPIRVFWKDRQSRYLGANRIFAQDAGLDSVDALLGKNDYQLGWWEQASAYQADDKKVMETGQSRLNYEEPQTTPAGEQIWLRTSKLPLRNLEQQIIGVLGIYEDISLRKRIEDQLLWRTTFLETLLESSPDGILAVDSAGKKMLQNQRVCDLWGIPPEIAEDPDDNVQIEFVKNKLKNPEQFVQKVAALYANPELTIHDQIELLNGVILERYSSPVRDRLGHYYGRIWHFSDVTQMHRAQRALQQQEYYQRSLLDNFPFLVWLKDRECRYLAVNRAFAEKLKTSISDIIGKTDYDLFPADLAASYCDNDLAVVASRRQINVEEQLDESGRRIWVETYKAPLVDDGGQVLGTVGFARDITQRKETEEALKLAALVFENSSEAMVVTDADNKILNVNAAFIEMTGYSREDVLGKDPKILGSGEHDHAFYQAMWQSVNQTGRWHGEIINRRKNGELYVEELVINTIYDQEDRPQRRVALFFDITQRKQSEEQIWQQANFDPLTGLPNRRMLRERLQQEIKKAHRMRQRFGLLFIDLDRFKEVNDSLGHEIGDVLLVEAARRLVACVRESDTVARLGGDEFTIILCELDAIHNPERVAKDLMQRLNEPFCLGDERIYLSASIGITLYPDDSRDLSQLLRNADQAMYAAKSQGRNRYSFFTLTMQEATNARAAMLNNLREALQNGEFKLVYQPIVDMASGSVIKAEALLRWCHPVRGLVGPAEFVPLAEESGLIHEIGDWVFHAAIEQAARWRERLHPDFQISINKSPRQFQDSRYSPHDWIETMRQIGLPGHAVVVEITEGLLLEVSSKTTEHLLVFRDAGIQVAIDDFGTGYSSLSYLKKFDIDFLKIDQSFVRNLSADSSDFVLCEAIIVMAHKLGLKVIAEGVETELQRDLLASIGCDFGQGYWFAKPVSAEEFETRFAGHDGCHPVG; the protein is encoded by the coding sequence ATGAGATTTCCCGGTTATCGGTGGCAAGCGCTGTTGGCTATGCTGGGGTTGGCCGGGGTTTATGCCATGCTGGCCAAGATTGTACTTAGCCAGTTTTCCGAGATCGGTAACGTCACCTTGGTCTGGTTCTCCGGCGGACTGGGCTTGGCGATATTGTTGATAAAGGGTATGCATTATTGGCCAGGCATTTTTATCGGTGCCTTTGCCGCCGGCTTGATAGTGGATGATGCCTTCTGGATGTCGTTTTTTATTGCCGCCGGCAATACGTTGGAGTCGGTGGCGGCAGCCTGGTGTTTGAGTCGTAGCGTCCGGTTTTCGATAACGTTGAATCGGCCCGGACATTTCATTCGTTTGACCATGGTCGCCGCCTGCTGCTCGCTAATCAGCGCGGTTTTCGGACCTTGGGCAATTTGGTCGGGTGGGCTGATTCCAATGTCGGCGATGCCTCTGACGGTTTTGCATTGGTGGATGGCCGATGTGTTCGGTATCGTCTCCACCACCCCGGTGATATTGATTTGGCGGCGCTGGCCGAAAGAGTGGTTTCAAGGGCGGCGTTGGCCGGAGGCTCTATTGTTTATCGGCTTCTGTCTGCTGATAGGACAGATGGTGTTTCTCGATGCGTTTCGGCATTGGCTGGAAAATATTTCGCGCGGCTACTGGTTGTATTTATGCATGTTTTGGGGGGCATTGCGTTTCGGACGACATGGCGTGATGCTGGTATCCGCTATCGTGGTCGTGATGGGTTTGTTCGGGGCGGCACATCATGTCGGTCTATTCGCTCGGGACTTTCAGCAATCGGGTATGCTGAATTTCTGGTTTTACACGGCGATTTTGTCCTGCACCGGCACGGTTCTGGTTTTAACGCTGCATAGCAATTTTCACAATGCACGGATTTTGCAAGTTAGCCGGCATCGGCTGCAAGCTATTATCGACGCATCGCCGATACCTTATGCGCTGAATGATGATGGGCGGAATATTACCCTATTGAATCCGGCATTTATAAAAATATTCGGATACACCTTGGACGATATTCCAACTCTGGCGGCTTGGTGGCCCAAAGCCTACCCTGATCCTGAATATCGGCGCTGGGTTATCAAGACCTGGCAACAGCGTTTGCAAGAAGCCAGACAAGCCAATACCCCGTTTCAGCCGTTTGAAGTCAATATCCGTTGTAAGAACGGCGAAACCCGCACGGCTTTAGTGGCGGCGGCAGCCTTGGGCGAGACCTTTGCCAATGTGCATTTGGTCACCCTGCAAGATATTACCGTGCTGAAACAATCCAGCCTGGCTCTGGCCGAATCGAATCAATTGTTGCAAACCATACTGGAAACCCTGCCAATCCGGGTGTTCTGGAAAGACAGGCAGTCGCGATATTTGGGGGCTAACCGGATATTTGCCCAGGACGCGGGTTTGGATTCGGTCGATGCCTTGCTGGGTAAGAACGATTATCAGCTGGGTTGGTGGGAGCAGGCCTCGGCTTATCAGGCCGATGATAAAAAAGTGATGGAAACGGGTCAGAGCCGCTTGAATTATGAAGAGCCGCAAACGACACCGGCGGGTGAGCAAATCTGGTTACGCACTTCCAAACTCCCCTTGCGTAACCTGGAACAGCAAATCATCGGGGTTTTAGGGATTTACGAAGATATTAGCTTGCGCAAGCGGATCGAGGATCAGTTGCTATGGCGCACCACGTTTTTGGAAACCCTGTTGGAGTCTTCGCCGGATGGGATTCTGGCCGTGGATAGCGCCGGTAAAAAAATGCTGCAGAACCAGCGTGTCTGCGATTTATGGGGTATCCCACCCGAGATAGCCGAAGATCCGGACGATAATGTACAGATAGAGTTCGTTAAGAACAAACTTAAAAACCCCGAACAGTTTGTACAAAAAGTGGCCGCGCTGTATGCCAATCCCGAGCTGACCATACATGACCAAATCGAATTGCTGAACGGGGTGATTCTGGAGCGCTATTCGTCGCCGGTGCGCGATCGGTTGGGCCACTATTACGGCCGGATCTGGCACTTTAGCGATGTGACCCAAATGCACCGGGCTCAACGGGCCTTGCAGCAACAAGAATATTATCAACGCTCATTGCTGGACAACTTTCCGTTTTTGGTCTGGCTGAAGGATAGAGAATGCCGTTATTTGGCGGTGAACCGGGCCTTTGCCGAGAAGCTTAAGACCAGCATTTCGGACATTATCGGCAAAACCGACTACGATCTGTTTCCGGCCGATTTGGCCGCGAGTTATTGCGACAACGATCTGGCCGTGGTGGCGAGCAGGCGGCAAATCAATGTCGAGGAGCAACTGGACGAAAGCGGCCGGCGCATCTGGGTTGAAACTTACAAGGCCCCCTTGGTTGATGATGGCGGCCAGGTGTTGGGTACCGTCGGCTTTGCCCGCGATATTACTCAACGCAAGGAAACGGAAGAGGCATTGAAGCTGGCGGCGCTGGTATTTGAAAATAGCAGCGAGGCCATGGTGGTGACCGATGCCGATAACAAAATACTGAATGTGAATGCCGCTTTTATCGAGATGACCGGTTATAGCCGGGAAGATGTGCTGGGTAAAGATCCTAAAATTCTCGGTTCGGGCGAACATGACCATGCTTTTTATCAAGCGATGTGGCAGTCGGTCAACCAGACCGGCCGTTGGCACGGCGAAATCATAAATCGCCGGAAAAATGGCGAATTGTATGTCGAAGAGCTGGTCATCAATACCATTTACGATCAGGAGGACAGGCCGCAACGGCGGGTGGCATTGTTTTTCGATATTACACAGCGCAAGCAATCGGAAGAGCAAATTTGGCAACAAGCTAATTTCGACCCGTTAACCGGATTGCCTAATCGGCGCATGCTGCGCGAGCGTTTGCAGCAGGAAATTAAAAAAGCTCACCGCATGCGGCAGCGCTTTGGTCTGTTATTCATCGATCTGGACCGATTCAAGGAAGTCAACGATAGCCTGGGTCATGAAATTGGCGATGTATTGCTGGTGGAAGCCGCGCGGCGTTTGGTGGCCTGTGTGCGCGAATCGGATACGGTGGCCCGTCTGGGGGGCGATGAGTTCACCATTATTTTGTGCGAACTCGACGCTATTCACAATCCCGAGCGGGTGGCCAAGGATTTGATGCAACGGCTGAACGAACCGTTCTGCCTGGGCGACGAGCGGATTTATTTGTCGGCTAGCATCGGTATCACGTTGTATCCCGACGATAGCCGGGATCTGAGTCAATTGCTCAGAAATGCCGATCAGGCCATGTATGCCGCTAAAAGTCAGGGCAGAAACCGCTATAGTTTTTTCACTCTGACCATGCAGGAAGCCACCAATGCACGCGCGGCCATGCTGAATAATTTGCGCGAGGCCTTGCAGAATGGAGAGTTTAAATTGGTTTACCAGCCAATTGTGGACATGGCCAGCGGGTCGGTCATTAAAGCGGAAGCATTGTTGCGTTGGTGCCATCCCGTGCGCGGCTTGGTGGGACCGGCCGAGTTCGTGCCGTTGGCCGAAGAGTCCGGTCTGATTCACGAAATAGGTGATTGGGTGTTTCATGCCGCCATTGAGCAGGCAGCCAGATGGCGCGAACGCCTGCATCCCGACTTTCAAATCAGCATCAACAAATCGCCACGGCAATTTCAGGATTCCAGGTACAGCCCCCATGACTGGATCGAAACCATGCGGCAAATAGGCCTGCCGGGGCATGCGGTGGTGGTGGAGATTACCGAAGGCTTACTGCTGGAAGTCAGTAGCAAAACCACCGAGCATTTGTTGGTGTTCCGCGATGCCGGTATTCAGGTGGCGATAGATGATTTTGGTACCGGCTATTCTTCGTTGTCTTATTTGAAAAAATTTGACATCGATTTTTTAAAAATCGATCAGTCCTTCGTGCGTAATCTCAGTGCCGATTCCAGCGATTTTGTGCTGTGCGAAGCGATCATCGTGATGGCGCACAAATTGGGTCTGAAGGTGATTGCCGAAGGGGTGGAAACCGAGCTGCAACGCGATTTACTGGCATCAATAGGCTGCGACTTCGGCCAGGGTTATTGGTTTGCCAAGCCGGTTTCGGCGGAGGAATTCGAAACCCGTTTCGCTGGACATGATGGATGCCATCCGGTTGGTTAA
- a CDS encoding TMEM165/GDT1 family protein: MDALTQFIANLHDINLSQLTATSVTSFALIAAAEIGDKSQLVCMTLASRHRPAPVIWGAIAAFALLNTLAVVFGAAIANWLPAYLVAATVAVLFAGFGLHALLNHQDDDEEGDVVEKSGHGIFFTTFFLITVAEFGDKTQLAVVAFSSTAQPVAVWLGSTLALTFTSGLGVLAGRTLLQRIPLALLHKVSGLIFLVLAAVAAYKTYQSLLAAGLLPVF; encoded by the coding sequence ATGGACGCACTGACTCAATTTATTGCCAATTTGCATGACATCAACCTCTCCCAACTTACCGCGACCTCGGTCACCAGCTTTGCACTGATTGCCGCGGCGGAAATAGGCGATAAAAGCCAGTTGGTCTGCATGACGCTGGCTTCCCGGCATCGGCCGGCGCCGGTGATTTGGGGGGCGATTGCCGCATTTGCGTTGTTGAATACGCTGGCAGTGGTATTTGGCGCGGCCATTGCCAATTGGTTGCCGGCTTATCTGGTGGCGGCCACGGTGGCGGTGTTGTTCGCCGGTTTCGGCCTGCATGCATTGTTGAATCATCAGGATGACGATGAAGAGGGCGATGTGGTCGAAAAAAGCGGGCATGGGATTTTTTTTACCACGTTTTTTTTGATTACCGTGGCCGAATTTGGCGACAAGACCCAACTGGCGGTGGTGGCATTCAGCAGTACCGCGCAACCCGTGGCGGTCTGGCTGGGTTCCACGCTAGCGTTGACCTTTACCTCGGGATTGGGCGTGTTGGCCGGCCGCACGTTGTTGCAACGCATCCCTTTAGCCCTGTTGCATAAAGTCAGTGGCCTAATTTTTTTGGTTTTGGCGGCCGTGGCGGCTTACAAAACCTACCAGAGCTTGCTTGCAGCAGGGTTGCTGCCGGTGTTTTAG
- a CDS encoding ZIP family metal transporter — MFNIQTFFETQYLRLQAHPQYLKLMTLPTLQRWGVIAGIFLLSQIVVFGSLYIIFDEIVVVGFLASILAGLATGVGALPALFLKDISPRLFNSLLGAAAGVMLAATAFSLLVPGMEYGQQIWPGKGLLIVSAGMMLGALFLHFADEKLPHLHFDAVADESLDSLQKISLFIIAITIHNFPEGMSVGVSFGSGDMNNGLVLSIAIALQNLPEGLAVALPLVGLGYNKWKAVAIATLTGLVEPVGGLLGITMVTIFSSVLPIAMGFAAGAMLFVISEEIIPETHSKGRSRIATFSLMVGFIIMMMLDKMLG, encoded by the coding sequence ATGTTCAATATCCAAACCTTTTTTGAAACTCAGTATCTGCGGCTGCAGGCTCATCCTCAATATCTCAAACTAATGACTCTGCCGACCCTGCAACGCTGGGGTGTGATTGCCGGGATATTTTTGTTGAGTCAAATCGTGGTGTTTGGCAGTCTGTACATTATTTTTGATGAAATAGTGGTGGTGGGTTTTCTGGCCAGTATTCTGGCGGGTTTGGCTACCGGGGTTGGCGCTTTGCCTGCCTTGTTTTTAAAGGATATTTCTCCGCGCTTATTTAACAGTCTACTGGGCGCGGCTGCCGGTGTGATGTTGGCGGCCACCGCCTTTTCGCTGTTGGTGCCGGGCATGGAGTATGGACAACAAATCTGGCCCGGCAAAGGTTTGTTGATCGTATCCGCCGGCATGATGCTGGGCGCATTGTTTTTGCATTTCGCCGACGAAAAATTGCCGCATCTGCATTTCGATGCGGTGGCCGATGAGAGTCTGGATTCCTTGCAAAAGATTTCGCTGTTCATTATCGCGATCACTATCCATAACTTCCCGGAAGGCATGTCGGTCGGCGTTAGCTTCGGTTCCGGCGATATGAATAACGGCCTGGTGTTGTCGATTGCGATTGCCCTGCAAAACTTGCCGGAAGGTCTGGCGGTGGCTTTGCCGCTGGTCGGATTGGGCTACAACAAATGGAAGGCGGTGGCAATTGCCACCTTGACCGGGCTGGTCGAACCGGTGGGCGGCTTACTGGGGATTACCATGGTGACGATTTTTTCTTCGGTATTACCGATTGCAATGGGCTTTGCCGCCGGCGCCATGCTGTTTGTGATCAGCGAGGAAATTATCCCGGAAACCCATTCCAAGGGCCGCTCCCGCATCGCCACCTTTTCGTTGATGGTGGGTTTTATCATTATGATGATGCTGGACAAAATGTTGGGCTGA
- the epmA gene encoding EF-P lysine aminoacylase EpmA, with protein MTGHWQPVANLLQLRQRARLLAAIRQFFAVRDVLEVETPLLCRATGTDPNLDFFSSRFHCSPQPITYYLQTSPEFAMKRLLAAGCGSIYQICKAFRNGEAGRFHNPEFTILEWYRVGFDLQALMDEVAELLLALLLPVMPRLSVMRVGYQQLFSEMTGLDPLIFSRGEYRQFAADLGYPEADSLCGDDHALWLDFLFSHCVQNAMPSDAVCLVHGYPAIQSSLARIDPNDRRLSERFEVFINGMELGNGFFELADVAEQEARFEREIAHRQARGLAAVEKDQWFLQALQAGLPDCSGVAIGLDRVLMIAGGCDNIEQVLAFPFGRA; from the coding sequence GTGACCGGGCATTGGCAACCGGTCGCTAACCTGCTGCAACTGCGCCAACGCGCGCGGTTGCTGGCGGCGATCCGGCAATTTTTTGCGGTGCGCGATGTGCTGGAAGTGGAAACGCCGCTGTTGTGCCGAGCCACGGGCACCGATCCCAATCTGGATTTTTTTTCCAGCCGATTTCATTGCTCCCCACAGCCTATAACCTATTATCTGCAAACCTCGCCCGAGTTTGCGATGAAACGCTTGCTGGCTGCGGGCTGCGGCAGCATTTATCAAATCTGCAAAGCGTTTCGCAACGGCGAAGCCGGCCGCTTTCATAATCCGGAATTCACGATACTGGAATGGTATCGGGTTGGCTTTGATTTGCAGGCACTGATGGATGAAGTCGCCGAATTGCTGTTGGCGTTGCTGCTGCCTGTCATGCCGCGGTTGTCGGTGATGCGGGTCGGTTACCAGCAATTGTTTAGCGAAATGACCGGACTGGACCCGTTAATTTTTTCCCGTGGCGAATACCGGCAATTCGCCGCCGACCTCGGCTACCCCGAAGCCGATAGCTTGTGCGGCGACGATCATGCGTTATGGCTGGATTTTTTATTCAGCCACTGCGTGCAAAACGCGATGCCCAGTGATGCGGTTTGCCTGGTGCACGGCTACCCGGCGATTCAGTCTTCGTTGGCGCGGATTGACCCGAACGACCGGCGGCTGTCCGAGCGTTTTGAGGTTTTCATAAACGGCATGGAACTCGGCAACGGTTTTTTTGAGCTGGCGGATGTCGCCGAGCAGGAAGCGCGCTTCGAGCGCGAAATCGCCCATCGCCAGGCTCGCGGCCTAGCCGCCGTGGAAAAAGATCAATGGTTTTTGCAAGCTTTGCAAGCCGGATTGCCGGATTGTAGCGGAGTGGCTATCGGCCTGGATCGTGTGTTGATGATTGCCGGCGGCTGCGACAATATCGAGCAGGTATTGGCGTTTCCTTTCGGTAGAGCTTGA